A region of Lycium barbarum isolate Lr01 chromosome 1, ASM1917538v2, whole genome shotgun sequence DNA encodes the following proteins:
- the LOC132614137 gene encoding uncharacterized protein LOC132614137, protein MKESKYYIAAGYEQMDIHTMEQFPSKQFYQRLRGGFLKVSWRKLVCNNLGLPKWIFMLRLVAHGKLYTRDKLSKWGVICNVMCPLCDKESESHSCLFFLCEMSAQIWQRLLQWQGITRRPKDWDAEIRWLTNYAKGKIAKAELYRIVLAAAAYTIWKERNMRVFQDKKQQLDVMIKLVMQEMFFRGNLRTKVARWLTNFNFYPV, encoded by the coding sequence ATGAAAGAATCAAAGTACTATATAGCAGCAGGTTATGAACAGATGGATATCCACACCATGGAGCAGTTTCCATCAAAACAGTTTTATCAGAGGCTCAGAGGAGGGTTCCTAAAGGTAAGTTGGAGGAAATTGGTATGTAATAATCTTGGTCTGCCTAAATGGATCTTTATGTTAAGACTTGTTGCACATGGCAAGCTTTATACAAGGGATAAGCTAAGCAAATGGGGTGTAATCTGTAATGTGATGTGTCCTCTGTGTGATAAAGAGTCTGAGAGCCACTCCTGTTTATTCTTCTTGTGTGAAATGTCTGCCCAAATTTGGCAAAGACTTCTCCAGTGGCAAGGAATTACTAGGAGGCCTAAGGATTGGGATGCAGAAATACGATGGTTGACCAATTATGCTAAAGGAAAGATTGCCAAAGCAGAGCTGTACAGAATAGTGCTTGCAGCTGCAGCATATACTATATGGAAGGAAAGGAACATGAGAGTTTTTCAGGATAAGAAACAGCAACTGGATGTGATGATCAAGCTTGTAATGCAAGAGATGTTCTTTAGAGGCAATCTGAGAACCAAAGTAGCTAGATGGTTGACAAATTTTAACTTTTATCCCGTTTAA